The following are encoded together in the Nodosilinea sp. PGN35 genome:
- a CDS encoding S-adenosyl-l-methionine hydroxide adenosyltransferase family protein: MPIALLTDFGLRDSYVGVMKGVIATLAPAAQLIDLSHDLPPQDLYAARFTLLAAYPYLPPGTVYLVVVDPGVGTRRRAVAVQTAEGMLVGPDNGVLSGVWQSDRLTHPGILSAVELTNRDYWRSPHPSATFHGRDIFAPAAAHLANGLPLDDLGTKIDPQSLVSLPLENPIATATGWTGAIQYVDRFGNAATTIPASAVTAQGWTVTVGDRTLTGSQTYGQVPPGQGLALVGSHGFVELAVNQGSAQEQLGLAVGDRVSVNG, encoded by the coding sequence ATGCCCATTGCCCTTCTCACCGACTTTGGCCTTCGAGATAGCTACGTAGGCGTGATGAAAGGCGTGATCGCCACGCTGGCCCCCGCTGCTCAGCTGATCGATCTCAGCCACGATCTGCCGCCGCAGGATCTCTACGCGGCCCGGTTCACCCTGCTGGCCGCCTACCCCTACCTGCCGCCGGGCACAGTTTACCTGGTGGTGGTCGATCCGGGGGTGGGCACCCGGCGGCGGGCGGTGGCGGTACAGACCGCCGAGGGCATGCTGGTGGGGCCCGACAACGGGGTGCTCAGCGGCGTTTGGCAGAGCGATCGCCTTACGCATCCAGGCATTCTCAGCGCGGTAGAGCTGACCAATCGGGACTACTGGCGATCGCCCCACCCCAGCGCCACCTTCCACGGGCGCGACATCTTTGCCCCGGCGGCGGCGCACCTGGCCAACGGCCTGCCGCTGGATGACCTGGGCACCAAAATCGACCCCCAATCCCTCGTCAGCCTGCCCCTAGAGAATCCAATCGCTACCGCCACGGGCTGGACAGGCGCAATTCAGTACGTCGATCGCTTCGGCAATGCCGCTACCACCATCCCCGCCAGCGCAGTCACCGCTCAGGGCTGGACGGTGACGGTAGGCGATCGCACGCTGACCGGCAGCCAGACCTATGGGCAAGTTCCCCCAGGGCAAGGGCTGGCGCTGGTGGGCAGCCACGGCTTTGTGGAACTGGCGGTAAACCAGGGCAGCGCCCAAGAGCAGTTGGGGCTGGCGGTGGGCGATCGCGTCTCAGTCAATGGCTGA
- the murG gene encoding undecaprenyldiphospho-muramoylpentapeptide beta-N-acetylglucosaminyltransferase, with product MSSTSPRAASPRLLVAASGTGGHLFPAIATAEALLHQGYTIEWLGVPDRLETTLVPDHLPLHTVRMAGFQGRPGLGTIKTLAKFGQATVQVRQLLKKGRFDGVFTTGGYIAAPAILAARSLGLPTVLHESNALPGKVTRWLSPRCTTVALGFEAARQYLPKANTVVVGTPVRDEFLTPEPPVLSDPAIPDGAPLIVVVGGSQGAVAVNQMVRAAAPQWIEAGAWIVHQTGSNDPDADSFSHPQYIHRPFFGSMAALMHRATLAIGRAGAGTLTELAISRTPSILIPYPFAAEDHQTVNAGVFAAAGAAVVLSQASISANQLQDLVLNLLAQPQQLEAMTEAAGRLATADSATKLASLIQQVVQNR from the coding sequence TTGTCATCTACCTCTCCTCGAGCGGCGTCGCCTCGGCTGCTGGTGGCCGCCAGCGGCACGGGTGGGCACCTGTTTCCGGCGATCGCCACCGCCGAGGCCCTGCTCCACCAGGGTTACACCATCGAGTGGCTAGGGGTGCCCGATCGCCTCGAAACCACCCTGGTGCCCGACCACCTGCCGCTACATACGGTGCGTATGGCGGGGTTCCAGGGCCGTCCTGGGCTGGGGACAATCAAGACCCTGGCAAAGTTTGGCCAGGCTACGGTGCAGGTGCGGCAATTGCTGAAAAAAGGCCGCTTCGACGGCGTGTTTACCACTGGCGGCTATATTGCGGCTCCGGCAATTCTGGCGGCGCGATCGCTAGGCTTACCCACCGTGCTGCACGAGTCCAACGCTCTACCGGGCAAGGTTACCCGCTGGCTCAGCCCCCGCTGCACCACCGTAGCGCTGGGGTTTGAGGCTGCCCGCCAATATTTGCCTAAGGCCAACACCGTCGTGGTCGGCACCCCGGTACGGGACGAATTCTTAACCCCAGAACCACCTGTACTCAGCGATCCAGCAATTCCCGATGGAGCGCCACTGATTGTGGTTGTGGGCGGCAGCCAGGGCGCGGTAGCCGTCAACCAAATGGTACGCGCTGCTGCCCCACAGTGGATTGAAGCGGGTGCATGGATTGTGCACCAGACCGGCAGCAACGATCCTGATGCCGACAGCTTTAGCCATCCCCAGTACATCCATCGGCCTTTCTTTGGCTCCATGGCGGCCCTCATGCACCGGGCCACCCTAGCGATTGGCCGGGCTGGGGCAGGCACGCTGACAGAGCTGGCCATTTCTCGCACGCCGTCGATTTTAATTCCCTATCCCTTTGCGGCGGAAGACCACCAGACGGTCAATGCAGGGGTGTTCGCCGCCGCCGGGGCCGCAGTGGTGCTCTCCCAGGCCAGCATTTCTGCAAACCAGCTCCAGGACCTGGTTCTAAACCTATTGGCCCAGCCCCAGCAGTTAGAGGCCATGACCGAGGCCGCTGGCCGCCTGGCCACCGCCGACAGCGCCACCAAACTAGCCAGTCTGATTCAGCAGGTGGTGCAGAATCGGTAA
- a CDS encoding DUF1997 domain-containing protein translates to MKEFHARQTLCLRVPNEAIPIEHYLRQPQRLVQAITDPRRIEVLGDGVYRLSLRPLQFFGISIEPTADLRVWSLADGTLRLESVACRVKGPEYLSFVNDSFGMALQGSLTPQRQATYTELQGQADLQIHLELPPPIRFMPASVLDRTGKTFLSGILGTIKHRIERQLVEDYRAWVAATLAHGEVQGQGTLRGRAVEG, encoded by the coding sequence ATGAAAGAATTTCACGCCAGACAAACCCTATGCCTGCGGGTGCCCAACGAGGCGATTCCCATTGAGCACTACCTGCGGCAGCCTCAGCGCCTGGTGCAGGCCATTACCGACCCGCGCCGCATTGAGGTGCTGGGTGATGGCGTGTACCGACTGAGCCTGCGACCTCTACAGTTTTTTGGCATCAGCATTGAACCCACCGCCGATCTGCGGGTGTGGAGCCTGGCCGACGGCACCCTGCGGCTGGAGTCGGTGGCCTGCCGGGTCAAAGGCCCCGAGTACCTCAGCTTTGTGAATGACTCCTTTGGCATGGCTTTGCAGGGCAGCCTCACCCCCCAGCGCCAGGCCACCTACACCGAGCTTCAGGGCCAGGCCGATCTGCAAATTCATCTAGAGCTGCCGCCGCCGATTCGCTTTATGCCCGCCTCGGTGCTCGATCGCACCGGCAAGACCTTTTTGAGCGGCATTCTTGGCACCATCAAGCACCGCATCGAGCGGCAGCTGGTCGAAGACTACCGCGCCTGGGTGGCAGCTACCCTCGCCCATGGTGAGGTGCAGGGCCAGGGGACGCTGCGCGGTCGAGCCGTCGAGGGCTGA
- a CDS encoding nuclear transport factor 2 family protein yields the protein MAKSAVRRWGLGIVSMAAVWMGTGAFAPVTQANGPEHAPVLAQGAPAEVQQLLTELEAAASSRNLDAVMTFYSESFDSDTGFDYAQLRQTLETLWQQYPDLTYDVELLSWQAAGPGGYSIETRTTVTGTQTRPDRTLKLTADTTSRQRLENGRIVYQETLSETSRLVAGSNPPTLQVQLPATLTTGQAYSFDTIVMEPMEGRSLMGVAVEEGVTAADFFEPRPVVFDILSSGGLYKVGTAPAEPDNRWVSTVVIREDGMVVETRRVRVE from the coding sequence GTGGCTAAATCGGCAGTGCGGCGGTGGGGCTTGGGAATCGTGTCGATGGCGGCGGTATGGATGGGGACTGGAGCGTTTGCGCCGGTCACCCAGGCAAACGGGCCGGAGCACGCGCCGGTCTTGGCCCAGGGGGCCCCCGCTGAGGTGCAGCAGCTGTTGACAGAGCTAGAGGCGGCGGCGAGCAGTCGCAACCTCGATGCCGTCATGACCTTCTACAGCGAGAGCTTTGACAGCGACACCGGCTTTGACTACGCCCAGCTGCGTCAAACCCTCGAAACCCTCTGGCAGCAGTATCCCGACCTCACCTACGACGTAGAATTGCTGAGCTGGCAGGCCGCTGGCCCCGGCGGCTACAGCATCGAGACCCGCACCACCGTCACCGGCACCCAAACGCGCCCCGATCGCACCCTCAAGCTCACCGCCGACACCACCTCGCGTCAGCGCCTTGAAAATGGGCGGATTGTCTACCAGGAAACCCTCAGCGAAACCAGCCGACTGGTGGCGGGCAGCAACCCACCCACCCTGCAAGTGCAGCTGCCCGCCACCCTGACGACCGGGCAAGCCTACAGCTTTGACACCATTGTGATGGAGCCAATGGAGGGGCGATCGCTGATGGGGGTAGCCGTCGAAGAAGGTGTAACCGCCGCCGACTTCTTTGAGCCGCGCCCGGTGGTCTTCGATATTCTCAGCTCCGGCGGCCTCTACAAAGTGGGCACCGCCCCCGCCGAACCCGACAATCGCTGGGTGTCTACGGTAGTCATTCGCGAAGACGGGATGGTGGTTGAAACCCGCCGCGTGCGCGTTGAGTAG
- a CDS encoding cupin gives MTNHNWLVTDDGNRGAFGNPDTPEPGRYYRLYRFLTELEDILDIFHDDVSRLEAITPLVRKLLVSSYWLQLEYHPPDPSTGWSVNFLYREHQFPITVQMVAWLPGHTSTIHNHGAWGIVALVGGQERHRLWRRAPAPSYPDRLELADEVILNPGDVVALTANAIHSVEPLGDEPTVSFNLYGATDFRDRYEFDVQNQTAKPF, from the coding sequence ATGACAAACCACAACTGGCTGGTCACCGATGACGGCAACCGGGGCGCGTTTGGCAACCCTGACACCCCCGAGCCAGGGCGCTACTACCGCCTCTATCGGTTTCTCACCGAGCTAGAAGATATTCTCGACATCTTCCACGACGATGTCAGTCGGCTAGAGGCCATCACTCCCCTGGTGCGCAAGCTGTTGGTTAGCTCCTACTGGCTGCAACTGGAGTACCACCCCCCTGATCCAAGCACCGGCTGGAGCGTCAATTTTCTCTACCGCGAGCACCAGTTCCCCATTACGGTGCAGATGGTGGCCTGGCTGCCAGGGCACACCTCCACGATTCACAACCACGGGGCCTGGGGCATTGTGGCTCTGGTGGGCGGCCAAGAGCGCCACCGCCTCTGGCGTCGCGCCCCCGCCCCCAGCTATCCCGACCGGCTAGAGCTGGCAGACGAGGTGATTCTCAACCCCGGCGACGTGGTGGCCCTTACCGCCAACGCCATCCACAGCGTCGAGCCCCTGGGCGATGAGCCCACGGTGTCGTTTAACCTCTACGGAGCGACTGACTTTCGCGATCGCTACGAGTTTGATGTTCAGAATCAGACGGCCAAGCCGTTTTAG
- the moaC gene encoding cyclic pyranopterin monophosphate synthase MoaC — protein MTENPSAPTALTHLNAQGQAHMVDVVAKAQTVREAVAVATVVMQPETLATIEAGNAPKGDVLATARIAGIMAAKQTAHLIPLCHPLPIQKVEVQIDPDGALPGYRIQATVKIKAETGVEMEALTAASVAALTLYDMAKGLEKSIEIRSIRLLKKTGGKSGDYAAQASSLP, from the coding sequence ATGACTGAAAATCCTTCGGCACCCACCGCGCTCACCCACCTCAATGCCCAGGGCCAGGCCCACATGGTGGATGTGGTGGCTAAGGCACAGACGGTGCGAGAGGCCGTGGCAGTGGCCACCGTCGTCATGCAGCCCGAGACCCTGGCCACCATTGAGGCGGGTAACGCGCCCAAGGGCGACGTGCTGGCCACCGCCCGCATCGCTGGCATTATGGCGGCCAAGCAAACCGCCCACCTGATTCCTCTCTGTCACCCCCTGCCCATTCAAAAGGTGGAGGTGCAGATTGACCCCGATGGGGCGCTGCCCGGCTACCGCATTCAGGCAACGGTCAAGATCAAGGCCGAAACCGGAGTCGAAATGGAGGCCCTGACCGCCGCCAGCGTCGCCGCCCTCACCCTCTACGACATGGCCAAGGGGCTGGAAAAATCCATCGAAATCCGCAGCATTCGCCTGCTCAAAAAAACCGGCGGCAAGTCAGGCGACTACGCAGCGCAAGCGTCATCATTGCCCTGA